GCGATCGACTACCTGAAAAAGCATTTAGCGCATGGTCACGAACTAGATCGCGACAAAATTGCTTTGGAACTAGGGGACGTTCTCTGGTATCTTGCAGTATTGGCTCACGAACTCGATTTAGACCTCGAAACGATTGCGAGTATGAATCTGGAGAAACTAAAAGCCAGGTATCCTCAAGGTTTTTCGAGTGAGAATAGCCGTTACCGCACGAACTGAAACCGAACTCAACAAGGCGATTGC
The DNA window shown above is from Myxosarcina sp. GI1 and carries:
- a CDS encoding nucleoside triphosphate pyrophosphohydrolase family protein is translated as MDFKDYQQKALLTSSKPNSKDKAIAIWCMGLAGETGEAIDYLKKHLAHGHELDRDKIALELGDVLWYLAVLAHELDLDLETIASMNLEKLKARYPQGFSSENSRYRTN